The following is a genomic window from Actinomadura sp. WMMB 499.
CGACCGCGCCGGATTCAAGATCATTTCTACCGGGCTGGAGCAGTGCCAGGTCGCGCGCGAGCGCGGCGAGAAGCCGCCGATCACTCCGGAGCGGCTGGAGAAGCTTTTCCTCTCCCTGTCCTGACGAGCCGAACGACCCGGGGCCGCGCCGACGTGTGTCCCGCGGATACCCCCCGGGGTATATGAACGGAGGAACGATGACGATCCGGACCGAGGTGGTCGAGACCTCCTCCCTCGGCGACCGCAGCTACCTGGCCCACGACGGTCGGGTGGCGCTCGTGGTCGACCCGCAGCGCGACGTCGACCGCGTCCTGGCGCTCGCCGGACGGCTCGGCGTCCGCATCACGCACGTCGCCGAGACCCACCTGCACAACGACTACGTCTCCGGCGGGCTCGCCCTCGCGAAGGTGACGGGCGCCGCGTACCTGGTGGCCGCCGCCGACGACGTCCGGTTCGACCGCACTCCCGTCACCGACGGCGACGAGATCGCGGTCTCCCCGACCATGCGCGTCTCCGCCGTCGCCACACCCGGCCACACGTTCCATCACCTCTCCTACGTCCTGTCCGGACCGGACGGCCCGGAGGGCGTGTTCACCGGCGGCTCCCTGCTGTTCGGCACCACCGGCCGCACCGACCTCCTCGGCGAGCGGCACGCCCGCGACCTCGCCCACCGCCAGCACGCCTCGGCCCGCCGCCTCGCCGACCTGCTCCCCGACGGCGCGCAGGTCTGGCCCACGCACGGCTTCGGCAGCTTCTGCTCCGCCGCGCAGTCGGACGCGCCCGCGTCCACGATCGGCCGGGAGCGCGGCACCAACCCGGCCCTGCGCCTCGAAGCGGACGACTTCGTCACCGAGACCCTCGCCGGCCTCGACGCGTACCCCGCCTACTACGCCCACATGGGCGCGCGGAACACCGAGGGCGCCGGCCTGATCGACCTGACCCCCGCCGCGACCGCCGACCCCGCCGAACTCCGCGCCCGCATCGACGCGGGCGAATGGGTCGTCGACCTGCGCTCGCGCAAGGCGTTCGCCCACCGGCACCTCACCGGAACCCTCAGCTTCGGCCTCGACGGCCCCATGGCGACATGGCTCGGCTGGCTGATCCCCTGGGGCGCGCCCGTCACCCTCCTCGGCGACGGCCCCGAGCAGATCGCCGAGGCCCAGCGGGAACTCGCGCGCATCGGCATCGACCGTCCGTCCGGCGCCGCCACCGGCGACCCGCTGACCTGGGCGGACGGCGACCCGGGACGCACGAGCGGCCTCCCCGTCGCGACGTTCGCCGACCTCGCCGCCGCCCGCGCGGGCCGCACGCCCGGCGACCTGCCCGCCGCGGACGTCGTCCTCGACGTCCGGCTGGCCGGCGAGTGGCGCGAGAGCCACGTCTCCGGCGCCGTGCACGTCCCGCTGCCCGAACTTCCCGCGCGCCTCGACGACGTCCCGCCCGGCACCGTGTGGGTGCACTGCGGCTCCGGCTACCGCGCCGCGGCCGCCGCCGCCCTCCTCGCGCGCGCCGGACGCACGGTCGTCCACATCGACGACGCCTACGCGGGCGCGGCCGACACGGGCCTCGCCCTCGCCGCCTGAACGAAGCGATCACTCCTTCAGCCGACCAGCAGGGGCACGATCTTTCATCAGGGCTCACAGCCCAGGAGCGCATAGTGCTCACCCGCTGGCGGACCACTCAGGAGTCTGCCCGATGGCAACTCCCAAGACTGATCAGGAACGCACATGACCCTGGACACCGCCGCCCTGCGCCACCTCCTCGGCTCCCCGGACGCGCCGCACGTCGTCGACGTCCGCACGCCCGCCGAGTTCGAGAGCGTGCGCATTCCCGGTGCCCGCAACGTCCCCCTCGACCTGCTCCGCGAGCACGCCGCCGAACTGCGCGACCGCCTCGACGAGCGGACCGTCCTGGTCTGCCGCTCCGGCGCCCGCGCCGAGCAGGCCGCGCGGACGCTCGCCGACGCCGGCCTGCCCGGCCTGCGCGTCCTGTCCGGCGGCGTCGCCGCCTGGCAGGCCGACGGCGCGCCCGTCCTGACGGGCCGACCGCGCTGGGACCTCGAACGCCAGGTGCGGCTCGTCGCGGGCTCGATCGTCCTGACGTCGGTCCTGGCCAGCACGATCGTCCCCCGCGCGAAGTGGGCCGCCGGGGCCATCGGCGGCGGCCTGACGTTCGCCGCGCTCTCCAACACCTGCGCGATGGGCACGGCCCTGTCGAAGCTCCCGTACAACCGCGGCCCCCGCACCGGCATCGCCGACGTCCGGGCCGCCCTCCACGCAACCGGCGGCTGAACCGCCCGCGGAAGGAGTCCCGATGACGGTCGTCCTGTTCCTCGGTGCGCTGATCGGCGTGCTGCTCGGCCTGCTGGGCGGCGGGGGCTCCATCCTGGCGGTGCCCGCCCTGGTCTATGGTGCCGGACTCCCGCTGTCGGCGGCCATCCCGGCGTCCCTGCTGGTGGTGGGGATCTCCTCGGCGACCGCCGCGCTGCCGCGGATCCGCGCCGGAGAGGTCCGGTGGCGCATCGCGGGCGTCGTCGGCGGTGCGGGCGCGGCGGCGGCGATCGGCGGCGCCGCGCTCGGCCGGCTGCTGCCGGACCAGGCGATCATGTTCGGGTTCGCGGCGCTGATGGTGGCCGCGGGAGCGCGCATGCTCACCGGGGAGGCCCCGCAGGGCGGGGCCTGCGCCCTGCCGGGCGGCGGTGTGAACTGGCGCAGCTGCCTCCCGAAGTCGCTCGCCGCCGGGGCGGTCGTCGGGGTCCTGACGGGCCTGTTCGGTGTCGGCGGCGGGTTCCTCGTCATCCCCGCGCTCGTCCTCGGCCTGGGCCTGCCGATGGCGGCGGCCGTCGGCACCTCGCTCGTCATCGTGGCGGTCAACGCCGCCGCCGGTTTCGCGGTCCACGCGGGCGACGCCGCCCTCGACCCGTGGGTCGTGGGCGGCTTCACCGTCGCCGCCGTCGCCGGCTCGCTCGCCGCCGCACGCCTGGCGCACCGCGTGAACGCCGACCGGCTGCGCCGCGCCTTCGCCGTGTTCGTCTTCGTGGTGGCGGCGTTCGTCACCGTCCAGACGATCCTGTCCCCCGGAACCCTCGCGTCCTGACGACCGGGGACCGCCGGAGACCCCGGCGGGTCAGCCGCGGGCGGCCTGGGTGAGGAAGGCGCGGACGGCGGACGTGCCGAGGCCTGTGGGGCGCAGGTCGCGGGCGGGGACGGCGCGTTCGTCGTAGCGGTCGGACTCGCGGTGCCACTTGAGGATTCCGGCCATCCAGTCGCGGATCTCCTCGACGTAGGCGTCGAGGGCCGTGCGGGCGCGGCCGTCGAGGGCGAGGTCGTCGCACAGGGCGGGCAGGTCGTTGGCCACGAGGTGCTCGAACTGGCGGCGGCGGGACGTGATGAGGTCGTTCACGATCGGGAGGGCCTCGTCGCGGCCGCAGTCGAAGAAGTGCTGGACGGCGAGGAGACCGTTGTTCAGCTCGCCCTCGTACTCGATCTCCTTCTGGTACGAGAAGACGTCGTTCATGAGGCACGCGACGTCCATGGCGGAGACGTCGAGTTCGCGGAGCGTGCGGGTGCGGAAGACCTCGGCGGGGATCGCGGCGGAGTGCTCGATGCGGGAGAGGGCCATCGTCATCTCGGACCCGAACGTGTGGCGGCGCATCTCGACGTAGTCGACAGGGTCGGGGACGCGGCCCTGCAGGTGGTTGTTCAGCTCCCAGACCCAGCTCTCCACCATGTGCTCGACGGAGGCGCGGAACTCGCGGCGGCCGCGGTCGTCCATGGGGGCGGCGGTGCGGCGCCACAGGTCGGCGAGGCCCTTCTCGAAGGCGTTCTCGGGGGCGGGCGTGTCACCGAGGTCGAGGGGGAGGAGGCCGGGGACGCGCGCGTTGAACAGCTTCGCGCCCGCCATGTCGCGGTCGCGGTTGTAGACGGCGGGGAAGTAGTCGTCGCCGTAGGTGCCGACGGCGAGCCACTGGGTGGCGAGGTCGAGGGCGTCGGCGCTCAGGTCGGGGGAGATGGAGGCGGCGCAGATCTCCAGGGCGCAGCCCCGCAGCTTGTCGGGGTTCCAGATCGGGACGGGCAGGCGCGGGTGCGGCGAGAACATCCCCATCAGCCCGGCCCACTCGATGCAGTTCCGGCCCGCGCGGGCGCGGTGCGGGTTGACGCGCGCCCGGTACGGGACGTCGAAGTCGGGGAGGGGCGTCGGCCCCACCTTCTGGTGCGGGACGTGCGGGACGCTCAGGCGCG
Proteins encoded in this region:
- a CDS encoding rhodanese-like domain-containing protein, which translates into the protein MTIRTEVVETSSLGDRSYLAHDGRVALVVDPQRDVDRVLALAGRLGVRITHVAETHLHNDYVSGGLALAKVTGAAYLVAAADDVRFDRTPVTDGDEIAVSPTMRVSAVATPGHTFHHLSYVLSGPDGPEGVFTGGSLLFGTTGRTDLLGERHARDLAHRQHASARRLADLLPDGAQVWPTHGFGSFCSAAQSDAPASTIGRERGTNPALRLEADDFVTETLAGLDAYPAYYAHMGARNTEGAGLIDLTPAATADPAELRARIDAGEWVVDLRSRKAFAHRHLTGTLSFGLDGPMATWLGWLIPWGAPVTLLGDGPEQIAEAQRELARIGIDRPSGAATGDPLTWADGDPGRTSGLPVATFADLAAARAGRTPGDLPAADVVLDVRLAGEWRESHVSGAVHVPLPELPARLDDVPPGTVWVHCGSGYRAAAAAALLARAGRTVVHIDDAYAGAADTGLALAA
- a CDS encoding rhodanese-like domain-containing protein, with translation MTLDTAALRHLLGSPDAPHVVDVRTPAEFESVRIPGARNVPLDLLREHAAELRDRLDERTVLVCRSGARAEQAARTLADAGLPGLRVLSGGVAAWQADGAPVLTGRPRWDLERQVRLVAGSIVLTSVLASTIVPRAKWAAGAIGGGLTFAALSNTCAMGTALSKLPYNRGPRTGIADVRAALHATGG
- a CDS encoding sulfite exporter TauE/SafE family protein, with amino-acid sequence MTVVLFLGALIGVLLGLLGGGGSILAVPALVYGAGLPLSAAIPASLLVVGISSATAALPRIRAGEVRWRIAGVVGGAGAAAAIGGAALGRLLPDQAIMFGFAALMVAAGARMLTGEAPQGGACALPGGGVNWRSCLPKSLAAGAVVGVLTGLFGVGGGFLVIPALVLGLGLPMAAAVGTSLVIVAVNAAAGFAVHAGDAALDPWVVGGFTVAAVAGSLAAARLAHRVNADRLRRAFAVFVFVVAAFVTVQTILSPGTLAS
- a CDS encoding germacradienol/geosmin synthase produces the protein MQPFELPDFYLPYPARLNPHLEPTRVHSRAWARDMGMLDETRDPGTPDIWDEAELDAHDYPLLCAYTHPDCDGPELDLITDWYVWVFYFDDHFLEVFKKPQDHTGARSYLDRLPLFMSLEPPEATNAVERGLADLWARTVPSRSDAWRERFAVSTDNLLRESLWELRNISDGRVPNPVEYIEMRRKVGGAPWSADLVEHAAGVEIPERVVATRPLRVLKDTFSDGVHLRNDIFSYQRETEREGEINNCVLVMERFLDVAPQTAADTVNDLLTSRLRQFENTTLTELPQLFEEASLDPSERAAVAAYVKGLQDWQSGGHEWHESSSRYMNKRSLGMSAARLPAIVKSARLSVPHVPHQKVGPTPLPDFDVPYRARVNPHRARAGRNCIEWAGLMGMFSPHPRLPVPIWNPDKLRGCALEICAASISPDLSADALDLATQWLAVGTYGDDYFPAVYNRDRDMAGAKLFNARVPGLLPLDLGDTPAPENAFEKGLADLWRRTAAPMDDRGRREFRASVEHMVESWVWELNNHLQGRVPDPVDYVEMRRHTFGSEMTMALSRIEHSAAIPAEVFRTRTLRELDVSAMDVACLMNDVFSYQKEIEYEGELNNGLLAVQHFFDCGRDEALPIVNDLITSRRRQFEHLVANDLPALCDDLALDGRARTALDAYVEEIRDWMAGILKWHRESDRYDERAVPARDLRPTGLGTSAVRAFLTQAARG